GGGGCTCTCGAGGCTCCTCCTCGGCTCCGTGAGTGACGACCTGCTCGCAGCCCTCGAGACCGCCCTCGTCGTGGTGTGCCCACCGGAACGGCAGCATCCGTCGCCCGTCCGCGAGGTCGCGCGGACAGGATCCGTCAGGGGGCCGGAGGGTGCACTGCACGTCCTGGGCGCACCGCGTGGTCGCGCGGAGCCGGCCGGAGGGCACGAGTGACGGAGGCTCCGACCGCGGCGGTGATCGGGCCGGTCGGAGGGGCGCTGTCGACCGGGGGCGCCGTCACCGCCTGAGGCGTCGCGGCAGCACGTCGAGGGGCGCTCCCCTCGACCCGAGCCGCTCGACCGAGGCGGCGGCTGCTCGGTGCGCGCCTCAGGGCTCGAACCGCAGGCGCCGGGCGACCACGTCCGTGGCGGTCTCCCTGACGCTGCGGCCCGACTCCGCTGCGCGGCTGCGGAGGAGGATCATGGCCTCCTCGACTCCGATCGACATCTGGACCGCGATCATCCCCGCCGCGTGGTGCATCTCGCGCAGTCCTGTCGACTCGGTCTCCGTCTCCTCGCCGAAGCTCTTCACCGCGATCGCCAGCTCGGTCCTGCTCCGCACGGCCAGGCGGCGCAGGACCACGGTGACGTGGCTCTTCACCGTGGCGTGGCTGACGAACAGCCGGGCCGCGATCTCGCCGTTGGTCATCCCCTCGGCGACGAGGTGGGCCACGGCCCGCTGGCGCTCGGTCAGCCGGTTGAGCGGGGTCGGACCCGATCCGGCCTCCGCGACGGTCGTCGGGGCGGTGCTCAGGAACTGCACGAGGTGCGGGGCGAACAGGCGGTCGAGGACGAGCTCGTCCTGCGACAGGGCCCGGATGCCGTCGAGCAGCCTCGGCGCGGCGACCGAGTGGGGCAGGCAGCCCCTCACTCCGGCCCGCATCATGCCGACCAGGTCGAACTCCGCCTCGATCCCCGCGAGGATCAGCACCGCTCGGTTGCGGCTGCACAGCTCGCCGAGCGGTTCCCCCCGCGTCTGGTCGAGCAGGCCCAGCCGGACGATGACGACGTGCGGGTCCAGCTGCTCCGCGATCGAGCACGCCGATTCGACGTCCGCCGCCTCCCCCACTACCGAGAGGCCGGCCTCGGGATCGATGAGCGCGCGCAGCCCGACACGGGAGATCTCGTGGTCGTCGCAGAGCAGCACCCGCACGTTCTCCGCCGGAGGACCGGCGTCGACGGGCTGCGGGGCCCGGACACCGCGAGCACGGGACGCGCCCGCCGCGGCCTGCACGGTCATCGGGCACCGCTCGCCGTCGCGGGAGCGGTGCAGCAGTCGAGCACCGGGAGCCGGAGGCTCCGTCCGGTCGTCCTCGGTCCTCCGGCGCTCGCGCCTGCGTCATCCCCCATGCGGTGATCCTGGCCGTCGCAGCGGTCGGGCACGGGCCGAAGGTCCCGTGGGACGGACCGATCGGCCCGGACGGTCCGAGCGACCGGGGCCGGAGGGACGCCCCCTCCGGTCGCGGACTCCCGGTCCGATGCCCGTCACGCGGACTGCGACCTCCGGACGCCGGCAGTCGACCCGGGCGGGGGTCCGCCCCCGTCGGCCGGATGAGGGGCGGTCCAGGAGGAGGTGCCCGGCTCCTCCGTCCGGCCGGTGTGGGGGTCCACCGAGTCCCGCTCTCCGGCGGATGCCCGCACCTATGAGGCGTCTTAGCGTTCTCTATGTCCGAGCGGCCAGGTCGCCCGGCACTGTCGCCGGCGACACCCGCTCGGCCGACATCGTCCGAGTGAAGGGGAGCCAGTGATGCAGCAGGTCATGATCGTCGCGAAGATGCGTCCGGAGGACGCACCCGATGTGGCCGACATCTTCAGCCGGTCCGATGCGACAACGATGCCCGAGGAGATCGGGGTGGTCGGCAGGTCGCTCTACCGCTTCCACGGGATCTACGTGCACCTCATCGACTTCGCGGTCCCGGCCGGCGACGCCATGCGGGTCGCCCAGCGGCTGCCCGCGTTCCGAGCGGTCAGCGACGAGCTGCGTCCGCACATCGAGGCGTACGACCCGGATTGGGCGTCGCCGCTCGATGCGATGGCCGAGCGCTTCTACCACTGGTCGGCGCCGAGTCGTCGAGCCTGACCCGGTCCTCCCCCGTCGGCCTCGCGTCGACGGTGGGGTACCGGGAGCCGCCGGACACGCGGTGCTCCGAGGTCTGCGGACCGGACGTGTCCGCTGTGAACACACGAGGACGTGCGAGAAGGGGATGCGATGATGCACACGACGGAGTCGACGGCACCGGCCGCCGGACAGGCCGAGTGGACGAAGTGCCCGGGCTGCGGGAGTCTGCTCTACCGCAAGCGGCTCGACAGGAATCTGTCGGTCTGCCCGGAGTGCGAGCACCACGTGCGGATGGGGGCGCGGGCCCGGATCGACTCGCTGGTCGATCGGGACAGCTTCAGAGAGTCGGTCTTCGACGACGTCCTGCCGGATCCGCTCGAGTTCGTCGACTCCCGCTCGTACTCGGATCGGCTGGTCTCCGCGCACCGCGCGTCCCGCGAGTCCGAGGCGGTCGTCGTCGGCACGGCGCTCCTCGGCGGGCGCCGAGTGGTTCTCGCTGTCATGGAGTTCTCCTTCATGGGCGGAAGCATGGGCCTGGAGGTCGGCCGACGCGTGAGCGAGGCGGCCGAGCTGGCGCTCCGCTCGCACGACCCGCTGATCGTCGTCTGCGCCAGCGGCGGGGCGCGCATGCAGGAGGGCGTCTTCTCGCTGCTGCAGATGGCCCGCACGGCGGTCGCGTTCGCCCGGCTCCGGGAAGCCGGCGTCCTGTCGGTGTGCGTCCTCACCGACCCGACCTACGGAGGCGTCTCCGCCTCCTTCGCGAGCCTGGGCTCGGTCGTGATCGCGGAGCGGGGCGCCCACGTCGGATTCGCCGGCCCCCGGGTCGTCCGCGAGACGATCCACGCCGCCCTTCCCGCCGACTTCCAGGCTGCGGAGTCGCAGCTGCGGCACGGCCTGATCGACCGGGTCGAGGACAGGGCCGATCTGCGGTCCCTCCTGCAGCGGCTGGCCGCCCTGCACTCCCCCCGGAGCGCGTTCCCCACGGTGGATCCCGATTCCGAGCCCGAGCCCGACATCGCGGTGGCGACCGGGTCGAGCGCTCCGCGGGACCCGTGGGAGGTCGTCCAGGCCGCGCGCTGCGTCGACCGTCCGACCGCGTCCGACTACCTCCGGCTCGTCTTCGACGACGTCGTCGAGCTGCACGGCGACCGCGCCTCCGCCGACGACCCCGCCGTCATCGGCGGAGTGGCGTCGATCGGGGGGCGGTCGGTCGTCGTCATCGGGACCCAGAAGGGCCACACGGTCAAGGAGCTCGTCGCGCACAACTTCGGCATGGCCCACCCCGAGGGCTACCGCAAGGCCATGCGGTTGATGGCGCACGCCGAGTCGTTCGGGCTGCCGGTCGTGACCTTCGTCGACACCCCCGGCGCCCACCCCGGCCCCGAGGCGGAGGAGCACGGGCAGTCGACGGCGATCGCCGAGACCATCCTCCGCAGCTCCCGCCTGCGGGTACCGGTGGTCGCCGTGATCACGGGCGAGGGCGGCAGCGGGGGCGCGCTCGCCCTCTCCACCTCCGATCGGCTGCTGGTGCTCGAGAACGCGTTCCTCTCGGTGATCAGCCCCGAGGGCTGCGCGGCCATCCTCTGGCGCAGCGCGGCGTCCGCACCGGACGCGGCACGCGCGCTGCGGCTCGGGGCCGGGCATCTGCTCGAGAGCGGAGTCGCCACCTCGGTGGTCCCCGAGCCCTCGGGCGGCGCGGGGGCGGACCCCGCCGCCTGCGCTCGGACGCTCCGCGCGGCCGTCGTCCGAGAGCTGGACGAGCTGCGGGGCGTCTCCCCGGCCGATCTGCTCGCGAGCCGGGAGGAGCGGTTCCGCCGCCTCGACGGCTCGGTGCTCACGGCTCCGCTCCTGGACGACCTGGCCGTCTGAGGGGTGCCGAGATGACGATGGACGGCTCGACCGCGACTCCGGAGGACGGCGTCCCCGCGGAGCCGACTCCGGACACGGGTGCCGCCGACTCGATGGGCGGACTCCGGCAGGAACTGGCGGAGCTCGCCCGGATCCTGCCCGGCGACCTCCGCAGGCTCCGCGTGCGCGGCGGCGACCGCGAGATCGAGGTCGAGTGGGCCGACCGGGCTGCTCCGAGCGATCCGCTCGCCGAGAGGCAGTGGGCGCCGCGACCGGAGGATCCGACCACCGCGGTCCCGTCACCGGCGCAGGACGAGACGCTCGCGGCGGTGCGGGCGCCGCTCGTGGGCTCCTACTTCTCCGCCCCGTCGCCGGGCGCCGAGCCGTTCGTGCAGGTCGGCGACCGGGTGGAGGCGGACACGACGGTGGCGATCATCGAGGCGATGAAGCTGATGAATCCGATCCCGGCCGGCCGGGCCGGCATCGTGGCCGAGCTGCCGGTGGGCAACGGCGACGCCGTCGAGTACGACCAGGTCATCCTCCGCCTCCGTCCGACGGGGCAGACGCCGTGATCCGCCGGCTGCTCATCGCCAATCGCGGCGAGATCGCCCTCCGGATCCTCAGGACCTGCCGAGAGCTCGGCATCGAGGTCGTCGCCGTGCACAGCTCCGCCGACTCCGACTCCGAGGTGGTCCGTCTCGCCGACATCGCCGTGAACATCGGGCCCCCGGCACCGCGCCGGAGCTACCTCAACATCCCCAACATCGTCGAGGCGGCCCTGCAGACCGGTGCCGACGCCGTCCACCCCGGCTACGGATTCCTCTCCGAGGACCCGGACTTCGCGGAGATCTGCGAGGCGGCGGGACTCGTGTTCATCGGGCCTCCGTCCTCGGTGATGCAGAGCATGGGGAACAAGGCCACCGCACGCGGGCTGATGCGTGCGGCGGGGCTGCCGATGCTGCCGGGAGTGGTGGAGCCGGTCCGCTCGGTCCGCGAGGGCCAGCAGATCGCCGACGCCATCGGCTATCCGGTCATCATCAAGGCCGCTGCCGGCGGCGGAGGTCGGGGGATGACCGTCGTCCGCACCCGCGAGCAGTTCAGCGACGCGTACCTCACCACTCGCGAGGTCGCCAGGGCGGTGTTCAGCGACCCGGCGGTCTACGTGGAGCGCTTCCTCCCCGGCGCCCGTCACGTCGAGGTGCAGGTGCTCTGCGACCAGCACGGCAACGGAGTCTCCCTCGGCGAGCGCGACTGCTCGCTGCAGCGCCGCCACCAGAAGCTCCTGGAGGAGGCGCCCGCCGCCCGCCTGACCCCCGCCCGGCGGGAGCGCCTCGGGGCGCTGGCCGTCCTCGGTGCGCTGTCGGTCGGCTACACGGGGGCGGGAACCGTGGAGTTCCTCATCGACGGAGCCGACGAGCCGTACTTCATGGAGATGAACGCCAGGATCCAGGTCGAGCACCCGGTCACCGAGCTGGTGACGGGCATCGACCTCGTCCGCGAGCAGATCCTGATCGCGGACGGAGTACCGCTGTCCTTCGGGCAGGAGGACGTCCGCTGCCTCGGCACCGCCATCGAGTGCCGCATCAACGCGGAGGACCCGGCCCGCGGCTTCGCGCCCGCCCCTGGTCGACTCGAGGACTTCCGGGCACCGGGCGGGCCGTGGACGCGCCTGGACACCGGGTACCGGGAAGGGGATCGGGTGAGCCCGCACTACGACTCCCTGATCGCCAAGCTCATCGTCTGGGCCCCGACCCGCGATCAGGCGCTGGACCGCATGGACCGGGCGCTCGCCGAGATGACGCTGGAGGGTCCGGGCCTGACGACCACGGCCGACCTGCACCGCGCCCTGGTG
The genomic region above belongs to Rathayibacter sp. VKM Ac-2759 and contains:
- a CDS encoding acetyl-CoA carboxylase biotin carboxylase subunit, encoding MIRRLLIANRGEIALRILRTCRELGIEVVAVHSSADSDSEVVRLADIAVNIGPPAPRRSYLNIPNIVEAALQTGADAVHPGYGFLSEDPDFAEICEAAGLVFIGPPSSVMQSMGNKATARGLMRAAGLPMLPGVVEPVRSVREGQQIADAIGYPVIIKAAAGGGGRGMTVVRTREQFSDAYLTTREVARAVFSDPAVYVERFLPGARHVEVQVLCDQHGNGVSLGERDCSLQRRHQKLLEEAPAARLTPARRERLGALAVLGALSVGYTGAGTVEFLIDGADEPYFMEMNARIQVEHPVTELVTGIDLVREQILIADGVPLSFGQEDVRCLGTAIECRINAEDPARGFAPAPGRLEDFRAPGGPWTRLDTGYREGDRVSPHYDSLIAKLIVWAPTRDQALDRMDRALAEMTLEGPGLTTTADLHRALVSHPDIRADRHDIQFLDREMPDLIVRAAEIHSRELGSPPPAVGLRAGGPAHEGPPAVALPPTPLTTEVLPI
- a CDS encoding response regulator transcription factor, which produces MTVQAAAGASRARGVRAPQPVDAGPPAENVRVLLCDDHEISRVGLRALIDPEAGLSVVGEAADVESACSIAEQLDPHVVIVRLGLLDQTRGEPLGELCSRNRAVLILAGIEAEFDLVGMMRAGVRGCLPHSVAAPRLLDGIRALSQDELVLDRLFAPHLVQFLSTAPTTVAEAGSGPTPLNRLTERQRAVAHLVAEGMTNGEIAARLFVSHATVKSHVTVVLRRLAVRSRTELAIAVKSFGEETETESTGLREMHHAAGMIAVQMSIGVEEAMILLRSRAAESGRSVRETATDVVARRLRFEP
- a CDS encoding TcmI family type II polyketide cyclase codes for the protein MQQVMIVAKMRPEDAPDVADIFSRSDATTMPEEIGVVGRSLYRFHGIYVHLIDFAVPAGDAMRVAQRLPAFRAVSDELRPHIEAYDPDWASPLDAMAERFYHWSAPSRRA
- a CDS encoding acetyl-CoA carboxylase carboxyltransferase subunit alpha/beta; translated protein: MMHTTESTAPAAGQAEWTKCPGCGSLLYRKRLDRNLSVCPECEHHVRMGARARIDSLVDRDSFRESVFDDVLPDPLEFVDSRSYSDRLVSAHRASRESEAVVVGTALLGGRRVVLAVMEFSFMGGSMGLEVGRRVSEAAELALRSHDPLIVVCASGGARMQEGVFSLLQMARTAVAFARLREAGVLSVCVLTDPTYGGVSASFASLGSVVIAERGAHVGFAGPRVVRETIHAALPADFQAAESQLRHGLIDRVEDRADLRSLLQRLAALHSPRSAFPTVDPDSEPEPDIAVATGSSAPRDPWEVVQAARCVDRPTASDYLRLVFDDVVELHGDRASADDPAVIGGVASIGGRSVVVIGTQKGHTVKELVAHNFGMAHPEGYRKAMRLMAHAESFGLPVVTFVDTPGAHPGPEAEEHGQSTAIAETILRSSRLRVPVVAVITGEGGSGGALALSTSDRLLVLENAFLSVISPEGCAAILWRSAASAPDAARALRLGAGHLLESGVATSVVPEPSGGAGADPAACARTLRAAVVRELDELRGVSPADLLASREERFRRLDGSVLTAPLLDDLAV
- a CDS encoding biotin/lipoyl-containing protein gives rise to the protein MTMDGSTATPEDGVPAEPTPDTGAADSMGGLRQELAELARILPGDLRRLRVRGGDREIEVEWADRAAPSDPLAERQWAPRPEDPTTAVPSPAQDETLAAVRAPLVGSYFSAPSPGAEPFVQVGDRVEADTTVAIIEAMKLMNPIPAGRAGIVAELPVGNGDAVEYDQVILRLRPTGQTP